GATTTGGATCCAGTCGGGAAATGACTATTTCCGCGCTGGCGGAAGGCGGACTTATTTTTTCACTTTTAACAGTCGGGCTTGTAGGCGGCACCACCAATCTATTCGCGATTTCCAACGCTAATATATTCGCGTCCAGCCAGTCTTTCCTGTCTATCTTGTTGGCATTTTGCGGGTTTTTTATTATCCTACTTGCCGAAACGGCAAGATTTCCTTTCGACAATCCGGATACTCACCTGGAATTGACGATGATTCACGAAGCGATGATTTTGGAATATTCAGGAAAGAAATTAGCGCTGATGGAATGGGCGTCAGCCAACAAACTGGTCATTTTTGTTGCTTTGGGATCAAACCTATTTTTCCCTCTGGGCATTGCGCAAAGTTCTGATATAAGCGCCGTGACCACCGGCATCGTTGTTTTCATCATAAAAATGCTTATTTTTTGTGCTACAATTGCTATTCTTGAATCCAGCATGGCTAAATTCAGATTTTTTCGCCTGCCGGACCTCTTAATAACTTCATTTATCCTTAACGCAGTGGCTATCGGACTTATCCGTTAATTATGGACATTTCATTCTTACAGTTTTTACTAGGTATAATGTTTCTGACTGTTATTTTTTTGCATCTTGCCAAAAAGAACTTTACGGCTGCAGTTGCGTATGGCATTCAATCCCTGATGATTTGCCTTGTTTTTCTCAATTCTTTTTTTGAAACCGGCAATATATACACATATATCGTGGTTTTACTCAATCTTGTCGTTAAGGTAATTTTAGCCCCATTGTTTTTTATCCGTTTAATTAAAAAACACGCCTTGTCATTTTCCGTGAATACCTATCTCAACACACCATTCACGCTCATCTTTATTGCCGTGTTGACTTCAATCGCCCACTCTCAAAAATTTTTGCCGCTGACGGGTATCGTCCCCACCCACCAGGCGTTGTTGTCAATCGCGCTTTCATCCATATTCCTCTCGCTCTTTTTAATTATCAACCGCAAAGGAGCAATATCGCAGATTCTTGGGATTCTTTCCTTGGAAAACAGCATCGTGGCTTTTATCGTATTCGCCGGCCTTGAACAAGCGCCAGGACTACAAATAGGAGTAATATTCAATATTTTTGTTTGGATTATCATTGCAACCATATTTGCGTCTATGGTCTATAAACATTTCGGGTCGCATGATGTTACTTCCATGAAAAACTTAACGGATTGATACTATGGAATTAATACTTCTAATTACAATATTAATAGCTGCGGCGCTGATAAATATATCAGTTAAAAACAGAATTGTTATTGAATTTCTTTCTGTCGGCGCCTCCATTGTTGCTTTCCTTGGATCTACTATCATAGCGTTAAAGGTTTCCGATTTCGGAATTTATTCTCCTTCGGTCTTTTTCTCGGTTGATTCGCTTGGGGCGATTGTTATGCTTATTATTGCCCTGGTCGGTCTTGCCGCTACCGTTTATTCCGTCCAATATCTCCGGAGAGAAACTGCCCAAAATATCATCGGATTTACCAGGGTAAAGCAATATTTCGTCCTGCTGGACCTTTTTTTAGCGGCGATGTTCTTAGCGGTAACAACCAGTAATCCGATTTTTGCCTGGATCTCCATCGAAGCAACAACGCTTTCCACCGCTTTCCTCATTAGTTTTTACAATAAACCGGCAGCCATGGAGGCGGCCTGGAAGTATCTGATCATCAATTCGATTGGTTTGCTGCTGGGTTTCTTAGGAACACTTTTGTATTTCACTTACGTAAATTCATTACCCGGAAACGGATTTGCCGACTGGCAATTACTGACTGCAACTGCCGCATATCTTAATCCGGCGCTTGCGAAAATCGCATTTATTTTTGTACTCATCGGTTACGGAACCAAAATCGGACTTGCGCCAATGCATACGTGGCTGCCTGATGCGCACAGCAAAGCGCCGATACCTATCAGCGCGCTGCTTTCAGGGGTGCTTTTAAATGTTGCGTTCATCGTAATGCTGCGATTTAAATTAATCACCGACGCATCCATCGGTCCTGATTTTTCCCGGCAACTACTAATTGTTTTTGGTCTGCTCTCGGTTGTAGTTGCGTCACTGATTAACTTCACTCAAAAAAATTATAAACGCCTGCTTGCTTACCACAGCATTGAAAATATGGGCATTGCGACTCTTGGGTTCGGTTTTGGCGGATTGGGAGTTTATGCCGCAATGCTCCACATCATTTATCATGCCCTTATAAAATCCGCGCTCTTTTTATCTTCCGGCATAATATTTTTAAAATACGGTTCCACGAGGATCGCCAAAGTGCGAGGGATTATCACCACCCTGCCGGTTACCGGCGTATTATTTTTAATCGGATTTTTTATCATTACCGGTACGCCGCCGTTTGGAATGTTTTTCACAAAAATACTTGTCTTTTCCGCCGGCATAAAAACATATCCCACCGTAACCATTGTCGCCTTATTTTCGGCGGCTATATTATTTATTTCGTTCTTTCATCATGCCACCACGATGGTGTTTGGAAAAAAACCGCCGGAAATAAACCGGGGGAAAGAAAACGCCTGGCTTACTTTTCCGCCGCTCGTGCTTATTGCCGTTGTTTTTTATTTAAGTTTTTCTCTCCCGCCATTTTTGTATAAGTTAATTACCAACGCTGTTTTACAATACTGACATGAGCAAAGAAAAAATAGAACAATATCTTCCCGAAAACGCAAAATTTGAATTTTGCGATAACACCGCTGTTTTTGAAATTCCGGTTTCGCAAATAAAAGAAACCGCCGAAAATTTACACGGCCGTAAAAATCTTTCGCTTAAACTCATTACCGCCACAGACGAAAGGGAAGAAAACGGGTGTTTTAAAATCTGGTATGTTTTTGGCGCACCGAAAGCGAATACATTTATCATCCCCTTCATTCAATTAAGAAATACGACTGAATTCCCTTCATTGACTCCGGTAACCCATAAAGCGTGGAATTACGAAAGAATGTTACAAACATTTTTTGGCCTTACGCCGGTCGGCCATCCGGATTCAAGACCGATCATGCTTCATGAAAATTGGCCGAAGAATGTTTTCCCGCTAAGAAAAGACTTTGATTGGAAAACAAGACCGAAAGAAGCCGGCGGAGAATATCAATTCCAAAAAGTAGCCGGTGAAGGAATATATGAAATCCCGGTTGGTCCTATCCATGCCGGCATTATTGAACCGGGGCATTTTCGATTTAGCGTTGCCGGAGAAAGAATTGTGCTTTTAGAGCCACGGCTTGGTTTTGCACACAAGGGCAGCGAAAAATTGTTTGAAATTCTCCCGCTCAATGATAAGGTGCATTTATCAGAAAAAATTTCCGGCGACAGTTCCTTCAGCCATTCCCTGGCTTTTTGCCAGGCATTGGAGCAATTAAACAACAGCATCGTACCGAAAAGAGCACTCCATTCGCGAGTCATATACGCCGAATTAGAACGACTGGCAAATCACTTCGGAGATATCGGAGCAATTATGCTGGATACGGGTTTTAATTTTGGCGGTGCGCATGGCGCGCGGCTGCGGGAAATGGTTTTACAAATAAACGCACGAATCACAGGAAACAGGTTTTTGCGCAGGGTCAATTCAATTGGTGGAGTAACAAAAGACATTGACGGCAAAGAAAAGAATGAATTATCCGGGGACCTTAAAAATATACTCAAAG
Above is a window of Patescibacteria group bacterium DNA encoding:
- a CDS encoding NADH-quinone oxidoreductase subunit C, whose amino-acid sequence is MSKEKIEQYLPENAKFEFCDNTAVFEIPVSQIKETAENLHGRKNLSLKLITATDEREENGCFKIWYVFGAPKANTFIIPFIQLRNTTEFPSLTPVTHKAWNYERMLQTFFGLTPVGHPDSRPIMLHENWPKNVFPLRKDFDWKTRPKEAGGEYQFQKVAGEGIYEIPVGPIHAGIIEPGHFRFSVAGERIVLLEPRLGFAHKGSEKLFEILPLNDKVHLSEKISGDSSFSHSLAFCQALEQLNNSIVPKRALHSRVIYAELERLANHFGDIGAIMLDTGFNFGGAHGARLREMVLQINARITGNRFLRRVNSIGGVTKDIDGKEKNELSGDLKNILKDFSEIIAVAEDNTSLLNRLKGTGVLSSGIAKDHGVVGIAGKAVGLENDARVDYPYAAYDEITIGKVPTEQSGDVYARFRIRIKESYASIKIIQEVLRVLPEGHIDIPNLDIAFKKNAIAVGIVEGWRGEIIYFVTTDSAGNISRVAVRDPSFVNWAVLKDAGFDNIVPDFPLINKSFNLSYSGNDL
- a CDS encoding proton-conducting transporter membrane subunit; this encodes MELILLITILIAAALINISVKNRIVIEFLSVGASIVAFLGSTIIALKVSDFGIYSPSVFFSVDSLGAIVMLIIALVGLAATVYSVQYLRRETAQNIIGFTRVKQYFVLLDLFLAAMFLAVTTSNPIFAWISIEATTLSTAFLISFYNKPAAMEAAWKYLIINSIGLLLGFLGTLLYFTYVNSLPGNGFADWQLLTATAAYLNPALAKIAFIFVLIGYGTKIGLAPMHTWLPDAHSKAPIPISALLSGVLLNVAFIVMLRFKLITDASIGPDFSRQLLIVFGLLSVVVASLINFTQKNYKRLLAYHSIENMGIATLGFGFGGLGVYAAMLHIIYHALIKSALFLSSGIIFLKYGSTRIAKVRGIITTLPVTGVLFLIGFFIITGTPPFGMFFTKILVFSAGIKTYPTVTIVALFSAAILFISFFHHATTMVFGKKPPEINRGKENAWLTFPPLVLIAVVFYLSFSLPPFLYKLITNAVLQY
- a CDS encoding NADH-quinone oxidoreductase subunit H codes for the protein MNIIVWIIQLIFVPAISPLCVGIIKKIKARLQNRQGASIFQPYKDLWKLLHKDEIISKDASWVFSCAPIIIFAVTLVVGASIPLFSSLVNNVLTSNLLVIVYTLSIGTFFLALAGMDTGSAFGGFGSSREMTISALAEGGLIFSLLTVGLVGGTTNLFAISNANIFASSQSFLSILLAFCGFFIILLAETARFPFDNPDTHLELTMIHEAMILEYSGKKLALMEWASANKLVIFVALGSNLFFPLGIAQSSDISAVTTGIVVFIIKMLIFCATIAILESSMAKFRFFRLPDLLITSFILNAVAIGLIR